The Chitinophaga lutea genome contains the following window.
CACTGCCACTGTTTTTCAGAATAATAATGCGTTGCTACCTACATACAGACTCGTAATATTAGTAATAAAAAGCCATTGGCCGGTGATCATATTTTCACCAATTCTACATCTATATTACCTTGCAAACGATGGCATAACACCGGCTCCGCCATTTCCGCCGGAACCGGTGTTATAATTACCGGGCGCCCGTTAACGGGAATATGGGCGATTCCACATGCGCTTCGGCCATGTATTGCTGCATCTTTTTTACGATCGCGGGATTCGCGGCGGCCACGTTCTGTTGTTCTTTCGGGTCTTTGGCCAGGTTATACAATTCAACCGGCCCGTCTGCATTCTTTTTCACCTGCTGGCGCACACCCTTCCAATTCCCCATCCTGACGGCCTGGCGGCCGCCGTCTTCATGGAATTCCCAGTACAGGTAATCGTGCTGCAGCTGTTTGCCTTTGCCGGTGAGCGTGGGCAGGAAAGAAACCCCATCGGTATATCTTGCTTTCTCTGCACCGGTAATGTCGGTGAGGGTGGGCAGAATGTCCCAGAAAGCGCCGGCGAATGCCGACGTAGTTCCTGCTTTTACTTTTCCTTTCCATTGTACGATGAACGGCGTTCTGATGCCGCCTTCATACAGGTCGCGCTTCACACCGCGGAAGCCACCGGAGCTGTTGAAGAACGCCGGGTCGGCGCCGCCTTCTTTATGCGGGCCGTTATCGCTGGTAAAAATAATCAGCGTGTTATCCATGAGGCCGAGCTTCGTCAGCCGGTCGATGATCTGGCCCACCTGTGCGTCCATCCTGGCTACCATGGCCGCGAACGTGGCGCGCGGTTTCTCCACGGAAGCATAACCGCCTACCGTTGCGCCCGGGCCATAACCATTACCGCGGTGTGGTTTTTCTTCAAAACTGTTTTCATACTGCCGGTAAAACTCATCTTCAGGGCCCTGCAATTCTGCGTGGGGAAGCACGGTGGGAATGAACAGGAAAAATGGTTTGTTTTTGTTTTTATCGATAAAAGCCAGCGCCTGTTCCTGTATCAGCTCCGGTGCATACTCCGCTTTGTGCGTGAGGTCGTTGCCTTCGAGGATGATTTTCTGTTCGTTGCTCCACAGGTGCGTAGGGTAATACCGGTGCGACTGCCGCTGGCAATTGTAGCCGAAAAACGTATCGAATCCTTTCCTATCGGGCGCACCGGAAGTGCCCACCATGCCGAGGCCCCACTTACCGAAAGCGCCGGTGGCATAACCCGCCGCCTTCAGCAGCTGCGCCAGCGTTTGCACGGAGTCGGCCAGCGGCTCCTGCCCTTCGGGCTGTATTTCTTTATTGCCGCGTACATAAGTATGGCCGGTATGCTGCCCCGTCATCAGCGACGAGCGCGAAGGCGCGCATACGGAGGTGCCCGCGTAAAAAGACGTGAACCGCATGCCGTTACGGGCCAGGCGGTCGATGTTGGGTGTTTTGATCTTCTGCTGGCCGTATGCCCCGAGGTCGCCATAACCCAGGTCGTCTGCCAGTATCAGTACAATGTTGGGCTTTTGCTGCGCCATGCCGAAAGATGAGATCAACAACATCCCGGCGAGTAGCCATTGTTTTTTCATACGGATAAAAATATAAAAAAGGCCGGCTATTCCTAATTACAGCCGGCCGGTTTGAGAATCATGTTATTTCCAGCCGGGGTTCTGCCCGAGGTTCGGGTTCATCACCGTCTGGTTGGAAGGAAGCGGGTGCAGGTAATAATATTCAGGGAAGGGACCGGGGGGCACGCCTTCATAAGCGATGTACCCTTCCGCAGCGCCGTTCTCGATGGGAATGATGCTGTTGGCCGGTA
Protein-coding sequences here:
- a CDS encoding arylsulfatase; translation: MKKQWLLAGMLLISSFGMAQQKPNIVLILADDLGYGDLGAYGQQKIKTPNIDRLARNGMRFTSFYAGTSVCAPSRSSLMTGQHTGHTYVRGNKEIQPEGQEPLADSVQTLAQLLKAAGYATGAFGKWGLGMVGTSGAPDRKGFDTFFGYNCQRQSHRYYPTHLWSNEQKIILEGNDLTHKAEYAPELIQEQALAFIDKNKNKPFFLFIPTVLPHAELQGPEDEFYRQYENSFEEKPHRGNGYGPGATVGGYASVEKPRATFAAMVARMDAQVGQIIDRLTKLGLMDNTLIIFTSDNGPHKEGGADPAFFNSSGGFRGVKRDLYEGGIRTPFIVQWKGKVKAGTTSAFAGAFWDILPTLTDITGAEKARYTDGVSFLPTLTGKGKQLQHDYLYWEFHEDGGRQAVRMGNWKGVRQQVKKNADGPVELYNLAKDPKEQQNVAAANPAIVKKMQQYMAEAHVESPIFPLTGAR